The Rhizobium sp. WSM4643 genome includes the window GAATGTGGTGGCTTTCCTGCTGATGGGGCTGCAGGCGCGCCGCATCCTCGAGACGATGTCGACTGAAGAGCTTCAGCGGGCGATGGGATTTGCCGCCATCGTGGTGGTCGGCGTCATCCTGGCGCGCATGGCGATGGCGTTCCTGCTTCACGCCGTCGTCGCGTCTCGCCACCGAAGCGGCCATGAACTGGCGCCTTTCACATCCGGAGAAACCTTGCTGGTGGGTTGGGCCGGTATGCGCGGCCTCGTTACGCTGGCGACGGCTTTCGCTCTCCCTGCCGATTTTCCGGAACGAGACCTGGTCGTGCTCACGGCCTTCACGGTGGTTCTCGCAACCCTGGTCATTCAGGGGGCGACCCTGGCACCGATGATCCATTTCCTGAAGCTCGGTCGGCAGGCAGAGGTCCGCGATGAACTTAGGGCTGCCCGAAGATCGCTCGCAGAAGCGGCCTTTCAGCGGCTTGAGAAGGAAGACGGTACTGAGGCCGAAGCGATCCGGACGATCTGCAAGGATCATTGGGCCGCATCAAACGATGCAAACAAGACCTCGCCGCTCGATCGCCGCCGTCACCTGACGATCGCTGCCGTTCTCGCCCAGCGCCAGCGCCTCGAGGAATTGCGCGACACAGACCAGATCGGCGCGACGCAATATCTCGAGCTGCAGGAAGACCTCGACTGGAAGCAGCTTTCCGTCGGCTCCGATGAGGATCGCCGCATCACAGAAAGCTAGATCCGATAAGGCGGTTGTCGACACGCTGCTTCATCAGACCTGCGTTTCCGACGAGGCAGGACGCATCACTCGATATCTTTCAGCGCATCGAGCGGGCCGGTCAGTGCCGTGCGTGGCGGCACGAGCGTCGGCCGCACCAGATGCGTGATTGGCGGGCGGCGGTCTGCATCGAGGATCGCAAACCCCTTGGTGATCATCGCCTCGCTGTCCTGCCGGATCATGAAAACGGGGAAAGGCAGGAAGGAGCCGAACGGGTCGTAGTCATAGCAGCCGACGATGATATCGGCGAAGGTCTCGTGCGGGTGCAGCGCGAGGAAGCGCATCAGCCCTTCGAGATTGATCGAGGAATTAACGAAGAATGCGCGCGGCAGCTTTCCGTGGCCTTCGTAGAAGGCTTCGAAGGCACGCGCCGTCGTGGCGGGGGAATAGCCGGTCGGCTGGATGCAGACGTTGGGATCCGCGCCCAGCAATGCGCGCTTTACGTCGCGGAAACCGCGAATTCGCTCATGGCTGGCATGGTCGTTGCGGCCGCCGAACAGGTACAGATCGTCGGGTGAAAGTGGGCCATCCTCCTGCGCGCGCTCGATGATCGCCTGTGTCAGCATGCGCGCGCCTTCATAATTGTCGCTGATGATCGACGGCGCCAGCGTGCCCGGCAGATCGATGTTGACGTGCTTCAGCCCTGCCTTTTCGCAAACCTTGTGCACCCCATCCGGATCAGTTGCGCCGGCGATGAAAAGCTCGTCGATCGAATAGGAGATCAGCGTCTCGACGACCTGACGCTCCTCCTCCGGATCGCGACAGGCACTGACGACGAGGGGACACTGGCCGCGACTTCTGACCTGTGCCTCGAAAGATTGCGCCATGGAGGAGAAATAGCGGTTGTCGTGCACCGGCAGCAGAAGACCGACGAGGCCGGAGCGGGACGAACGCAGGCCGCGGGCCTGCAGATTTGCCGTATATCCGTGCTCGTTCGCGAGGTTCTGAATGAGTTGGGCCGTCGCCTCCTTGATACGCCTCTTGCGCCAGCTTCCGTTCAATACGGCGCTTACGGTGGAAGCCGACGCTCCCGATAGGATCGAGAGATCGTAGATCGTCGCCTTTTTCTTGCTGATGTCTGCCATATCTCGCCTTTTCCCCTGTCGTTCCCCTTAGAAACAAACCCCTCTTGACGAAAGCCATACCTTGATCGATAGTTATTGCACCATCGATTGTGCAAAAAAGAAAGATCGATTGCGCAAAAATGGTTCGCCGGAGGAGGCGGGACGGGAGGCAAGGGTATTCCCTCGCCGCGAAGCAACCAGGAACAACCTGCCGCAAAGCGGCCGGTGGTCGTCGTTCGCCATGAGCGACCTTGAGGAGGAGTGAAGATGAGGAGACTTATCGTAGCGGCATTTGCCGCATCGCTGTCGCTTGCCGGGGCGGTAGTCGCGCTTGCGCAGGACGCGCCGAAGGTCGGCATTGTCGTCAAGATCGGCGGCATTCCCTGGTTCAATGCGATGGAAGCCGGCATCAAGGAGCAGGGCCAGAAATTAGGTGTTGATGCCTTCATGATCGGCCCGACCAGCGCCGACCCGGCGCTGCAGGTGCGCGCCATCGAAGACCTGATCGCCCAGGGCGTCAAGGTCATCGGTGTCGTTCCGAACGATGCCAAGGTGCTCGAGCCCGTGCTGACCAAGGCGCAAGCCGCCGGCATCAAGGTCATTACGCATGAATCGCCCTCGCAAAAGGGCGCCGACTGGAATTTCGAACTCGCATCGGCCACCGGTTTTGGTGAGGCCCACGGCAAGCTGCTCGCCGAAAAGATGGGCGGCAAGGGCGAATATGCCGTCTTCGTCGGCTCGCTCACCGTGCCCCTGCACAATGCCTGGGCGGACGCCGCAATCGCCTATATCAAGGCGAATTATCCGGACATGAAACTTGTCGGCGACCGTTATGGTGTTGCAGAAGATGTCGACAAAAGCCGCTCGACGGCGCTCGATCTCATCGCTGCCCATCCGGATCTGAAAGGCTTCCTCGCCTTCGGCAGCCAGGGCCCGATCGGCGCCGGGCGCGCTATCGAGGAACGCCGCAAGACGGGCAAGATCTTCGTGCTCGGCCCGTTCTCGCCAGGCCAGGGCCAGAAGCTGATCAAATCAGGCGCGATATCGGGCGGCTTCATGTGGAATCCGAAGCAGGCCGGCGAAGTCTTCGTCACGCTCGCCGATCGGCTGATCAAGGGCGAAAGCATCAAGGAAGGTGATGATATCCCGGGTCTCGGCGTGATCAAGCCGGTCGGCAATAACATCATCGTCGATCAGCTGCTGCCGATCAACAAGGATACGGTCGACGACCTGGCCGCAATGGGCCTCTGAAGAGGCCCCCTCCCCGGGTGTCGGGCCGGTCGACATCGACCGGCCCGACGTTCGGGAAAACGAGCGGTATCCGGCCATGGCTGGACCATTGACCTTTGATGGCATTCGACTGGACAGGCAACCGGCATGAGCATGGCAACGGATGATGGTGTGAAGGCCCAGCCGCTTCTTTCGCTTCGCGGCATCAACATGACATTCGGCGGTGTGAAGGCACTGAAAAACGTCTCCTTCGAAGTCTTGCCTGGCGAGGTGCATTGCTTGGCCGGCGAGAATGGTTCCGGCAAGAGCACCCTTATCAAGGTGATCTCCGGCGTCTATCGGCCTGCAGACGGCGCCGAGATCGTCTTCGACGGTGAGGCGATATCCCACATGACGCCTGCCATGGCCCAGTCCCGCGGCATCCAGATCATCTGGCAGGACCTCGCGCTCTTTCCGGAAATGAGCGTGGCTGAGAATATTGCCTTCCAGACCCTTTCCGGTTCGCGCCCGCGCTTCGTCAACTATGCCGCGATCCGCAGGACAGCCGAGGACGCGCTCGCCCGGCTTGGCGTCACCCTCGACGTCGACAGACCTCTCAAGGACTTCGCCATCGCCCAGCGTCAGATCGTTGCCATCGCGCGCGCGCTGATTGGAGAGGCCCGGATCGTTTTCATGGACGAGCCGACCGCCTCGCTCACCCAGTCGGAAACCGATCATCTGCTGGCGATCGTGCGCACGCTATCGGCCTCGGGCGTTGCCGTGGTCTTCGTCAGCCATCGCCTTGCCGAAGTGCTGGAAATCTCCTCGCGCATCACGGTGCTGCGCGATGGCGCGCTGGTCGGGGTCTATCCGGTGGAGGGCATGACTCAGTCTAAGATCACCGAGCTGATGACCGGGCGCACCTTCGACCAGAATGTTCGCGCCCGCGACCTATCGCAGAACCCGGTCCTGCTCTCCGTCAGCGATCTTTCTCGGCCCGGCGAGTTCGAGAATATTTCCTTCGATCTGCGCCGTGGCGAGACGCTCGGGATCACCGGCCTGCTAGGCTCCGGGCGCACCGAACTTGCGCTGACGCTGTTCGGTATGCGCCGGCCTGCAGCCGGCACGATTATGCTGGAGGGGCGGCCGGTGCGCTTTGCCTCCAACCGCGAGGCGATTACCGCAGGCATCGCCTATCTCTCCGAAGACCGCCTTTCGCTCGGTCTCAACCAGCCGCAATCCATCGCCGACAATCTGGTCATGGCCTCGCTCAACCGCATCCTCAGCGGTCGGCTCATTTCGACGGAAAAGAAGCGCTCGCTCGTCGCGCGCTGGATCGCCGATCTCGGCGTCAGGATTGGCAAGCAGGACGATGCGATCTCGACGCTTTCGGGCGGCAACCAGCAGCGCGTCGCGATTGCCAAATGGCTCGCCACCGATCCCAAGGTGTTGATCCTCGATGCGCCCACCGTCGGCGTCGATGTCGGCGCGCGCGCCGGTATTTTCGAAATCGTTGCCCGGCTCGCCGAGGCGGGGCTGGCGATCATCCTGATTTCGGACGAGGTGCCGGAGGTCTATTTCAACGCCGATCGGATCATCCATATGGAAAAGGGCCGCATCGCCGGCTGGCATGATCCGCGCGCGACCACACTGAAGGACCTGGAGGCGGCGGTTTATGCGTAAGCTGTTCCTCTCCTATACGACGGAATTCATGCTGTTTGCCGTCATCATCGCGATGAGCCTTGTCCTGGCTTTTACGACCGACCGTTTCTTCACGCTCGGCAATGTCTTCGACCTGCTCAATATCAGCGCGGTCAACATCATTTTTGCCGTCGGCCTGCTCGTGGTGCTGATATCAGGCGGGATCGACATCTCCTTCGCCGTCGCAGCCTCGATCGTGCAATATGTCACTGCACTTGCGCTCGAGCGGATCGGCGGGGGAGGATGGCTAACCGGCTTCCTGATCGCGGCGGGCATCGGCATCGTACTCGGCATGATCAACGCCTTCCTGATCCACCGCTTCCGCATCATCTCGATCGTCGCGACGATCGCGACCTTCAACGTCTATTTCGGCCTGCTGATGTTTTTCACCAAGGGCGTGTCGATTTATAATCTGCCGGACTGGCTGACGAGCCGCGTCATCATCTACGAGCGCGAAATGGCCGATGGGAGCTGGGCTGAGATCACCTTGCCGGTTGTCGTCATGGCCGTCTGCGCGCTCGCCACCTGGCTCTTCATTACGCGCACGACGACCGGCCGGCAGCTCTATGCCTTCGGCGACAATCCGGAAGGGGCGCGCCGCTTCGGCATCAATATCGGCGCCATGCAGTTCATCGCCTTCGGCTGGCTTGGGTTGATGGCGGGTATCGCCGGGCTCATGCAGGCGCATTATGCGCAGGAGGTCGTGCCGAACGCGCTTTATGGCCGCGAGCTCGATGTTCTGGCTGCAGTGGTGCTCGGTGGGGCGCGGCTGGGCGGCGGCAAGGGCTCGGTGCTCGGTTGTGTGCTGGGCGTGCTGCTCGTCTCGATCACTCAGAACGGCCTCAATCTGATGGGCGTCTCGCCCTTCGCCTTCAAGATGATTGTCGGCGCGATCATCCTCGTTGCGATCACCTTGTCGAGCGCCCGCATCGGCAATCTGGTGCCGGTGTTTACGACCCGCAAATCGACCGATGACAGGTCTGCACACAGCGGAGGGAGCTGATGAACGCACTCGCCGCCCGCTTCAACGCCCTCTTCGGACCCGACATGGCCGGTCCCCTCGCCGCGCTGGCGGTCGTGCTCATCGTCTTCGGTTTCGCCTCGCCGCATTTCCTGACGGGCGCGACCTTCGGATCGGTCGCCTTTCAGCTTCCCGAGCTTGGTGTTCTGACGCTTGCCATGCTGATGCCGATCCTCACCGGCGGCCTCAACCTTGCGATCACCTTCACCGCCAACATTGCCGGCCTGACGCTCGCCTGGACGCTGCAGGCCAATGGCGGCATCGATGCCGGCCCGGGCGCCTTCCTCCTCGGCTCGGCTCTGGCGCTCGCCGTCGGCGCGGCAAGCGGCCTGGTCATGGGCCTTGTCATCGCCTTTTCCCGCGCCCATCCGATCCTCGTTTCACTGTCGATGATGATCTTCCTGCGCGGCCTCGGCGAGTTCCTGACGCGCGGCGGCGATATCTCAGGCTTCCCCACCTTCATCGCTCCGATTGGCCACGGCAGCATCCTCGGCATCCCGGTCCCGTTGTTGATCCTGGTCGCCTGCGTGATCGCCAGCCACATTCTGCTCTCGCGCTCCAAGCTCGGCTTTTCCACCTATATGATCGGCTCCAATATCGAGTCTGCCCGCTATTCCGGCATCAACACCCGCAAGGTCCTGGTGCTGGTCTATATGCTCTCCGGCGTGATGGCAGCGGTTGCCGGGATCATCATGCTTGCGCGCTTCAATTCGGTGCGCGTCGGCCACGGCGAGGCCTACCTGCTGATCACCGTGCTTGCCTGCTTCCTCGGCGGCATCAATCCCTTCGGCGGCTTCGGCCGCGTCCTGCCGGTCTTCGTCGCGCTCATCGTGCTGCAGCTTCTCTCTTCGGGGCTCAACCTGCTCGGTGCCAACCAGCACCTCACCACTGCCGTCTGGGGTGTCCTGCTCATCGTCGTGATGGTGCTGCGGTGGCTCTCGGCCAAGTTCATCAGAATCGTGAAATAGGAGATACCACCATGGAAGGTTTCGGCGTTCACACCAGCATGTGGACCATGAACTGGGACCGCGCAGGGGCCGAGAAGGCGATTGCCGGAGCCGTGCACTACAAGATGGATTTCATCGAGATCGCGCTGCTCAACGCGCCTGCCGTCGATGCCAAACACACCCGCGACCTGCTTGAAAAAAACAAGCTGCGCGCCGTCTGCTCGCTCGGCCTGCCGGAAAATGCCTGGGCTTCCGTCCGCCCGGATGCAGCGATCGAGCACCTGAGGGTGGCGATCGAAAAGACCGCTGACATGAACGCGGAAGCTCTGTCCGGCGTCATCTTCGGCGGCATCGGCGAGCGCAGCGGCGTGCCGCCGACGCAAGGCGAATACGACAACATCGCCAAGGTGCTCGACGCTGCGGCAAAGCATGCGAAGAAGTACGGCATCCAGCTCGGCGTCGAGGCGGTGAACCGCTACGAGAATCACCTGATCAACTCGGCGCAGCAAGCCGTCGACATGGTGGAGCGTGTCGGCGCGGATAACATCTTCGTCCACCTAGATACCTACCATATGAATATCGAGGAAAAGGGTGCGGCAAACGGCATCCTGATCGCCCGCGATCACCTCAAGTATATCCATCTTTCCGAAAGCGACCGCGGCACGCCGGGCTACGGCAACATCCCGTGGGATGCGATCTATGCCGCTCTTGCCGCAATCGGCTTCAAGGGCGGGCTTGCCATGGAAAGCTTCATCAACATGCCGGCCGAGGTCGCCTATGGCCTGGCCGTCTGGCGCCCCGTTGCGCGCGATATGGAAGAGGTCATGGACAAGGGCCTCCCGTTCCTGCGGAATAAGGCGGAACAATACGGTCTCATCTGACCCGGTTTACCCAATATTCTGGATTCCGCGGCCGCAGGGTGTCTGTCTGAAGAGTTCTCGCCATCACCGGCAAGGCATGGCGCGCCATCTTCAGCACATGCACCGATTTTCATTCGGCTCGTGCATGCGGAAATGACTCTTGAGAAATATCATACTGTTTGTGATATTGTTATTGTCGCTTGTTACATTTCTCCTCCTATGCCATTTTGCCTATTAAATTAGACGCTTGAACGGCTCGCGGCCGGGCTCTAGTTTCGAGGAGATGGCGGCATTTCGTTCGACCACCGATATGGGGAAAATCCTGGATGGCACGCATTACGCTGAGGCAACTGCTCGACCATGCTGCGGAGGAAGGCTACGGCGTTCCCGCTTTCAACATCAATAATATGGAGCAGGCGCTCGCCATCATGGAAGCCGCCGACGCGTGTCATGCGCCGGTTATCATGCAGGCGTCGCGCGGAGCCCGTGCCTACGCCCATGACATCATGCTGAAGCACATGATGGATGCCGTCGTCGAAATCTATCCGCATATTCCTGTCTGCGTGCATCTCGATCACGGCAACGATCCCTCCAACTGCATGACGGCGATCCAGGCGGGCTTCACCTCGGTGATGATGGATGGTTCGCTGAAAGCGGACGCCAAGACGCCTGCCGACTGGGCCTATAATGTCGGCGTCACCAAGATGGTGACTGATATGGCGCATTTAGGCGGCATCTCGGTGGAAGGCGAACTCGGCGTTCTCGGGTCTCTGGAGACCGGCATGGGCGAGGCCGAGGACGGCCACGGCGCCGAGGGCAGGCTTTCGCACGACCAGTTGCTGACCGATCCGGACGAAGCCGTGAAGTTCGTGCGCGAAACCAAGGTCGACGCGCTCGCCATCGCGATGGGCACATCGCATGGTGCCTACAAATTCACCCGCAAGCCGGACGGTTCGGTGCTGGCGATGAACGTCATCGAAGAAATTCACCGTAAGCTGCCGAACACGCATCTCGTCATGCACGGCTCGTCGTCGGTCCCGATCGAACTGCAGGAGATCATCAACAAATATGGCGGCCAGATGAAGCCGACATGGGGAGTGCCGGTTGAGGAAATCCAGCGCGGCATCAAGAACGGCGTGCGCAAGGTCAACATCGACACCGACGGCAGAATGGCGATGACCGGCCAGATTCGCCGCGTGCTGCAGGAGGACCCGAGCGAGTTCGACCCGCGCAAATATTTGAAGCCGGCGATGGCGGCGCTGACCAAGCTCTGCAAGCAGCGCTTCGAACAGTTCGGCACGGCCGGTATGGCGGGCCGCATCACGCCCCTTCCCGTTTCGGAAATGGCGAAACGTTACAAGTCCGGTTCTCTCGATCCGGCTTTCTCCTGAAACTGGGTTAGAGCATGATGCCGAAAAGTGTGAAGCGGTTTTCGGACATCATGCTCTCACCATATAATGTGGAACAGGATTCATATTTTAGGCCGACCGGCCTAAAATCATCCTGTTCTAGCCCGAGGCCGGGCGCGGTGCCTTTTCCGGCTCGGCGGCGACAGGCCCGCCCGGCAGTGCTTGGCCGTGGAAGCGGCTCAGCTGGCTGACAACGTCCTCGATTTCGCTTGCCGTTCGTTCGGCATTCCAATCGAGCGCTGCCCCGGCAACGCCGGCGATTTCCCGCAGGCCTTCCAGCGTCAACCGGCCCTCGATCGCGAGCGTCGTGCGGCGCATTACGATGTCCGACAGATGGACGACGAGTTCGTTCCGGGCGATCCAGTCGATCTCTCGGAAACTGTAACGCGGCGCACCCGTCAGGCGCTGCTCGTCGGAATAGCCTGAAGGAAAGGAAAGGAACGCCGCGGCCATCGTGCCGTAGCGGCCGAGCAGCTCGTCGGCTCGCTCGGCAACAACGCCGCTGCGCGAGGCGGTATCCATGATCCAGGCGTTGCGCTGCTTGGCGACAGCCGGAAAGGCCTTGCCGCCGCCGATCGCCAGGTAGCGTGTCGACTGGCTGCGGCTGCGCTGCAGCCGGGAGAGAACGGTGTCGGCGACCTCTTCGGCAAAGCCGCGGAACGTCGTCCACTTGCCTCCGACCAGCGAAATGATCGGAAACGGTCTGCCGTTCTCTGGCTCCTTCACCGGCGCGGAGTGGTCGCGGCTGATCAGCCCCGGTGCGGTCGCATCCGATGCCGGCAGCGGGCGGATGCCGCTATAGCTGTAAACGATCTGATCGCGATCGAAGCGGAGCGTCGGCAGCAGCGAGCGGATGCTTTCGAGGAAATACTCCGTTTCCGGCTCCTCGCAGGAGACATTGTCCGGATCATTCGCCGGAATATCGGTCGACCCGACCAGCGCCAGCCCGAGATACTCGTAGACCAGGCAGATGCGGCCGTCGTCGGCCTCGAAATAGATCATATGGCCGTTGAGGCTTCGCACCAATTCGGGATGGTCAAGCAGGATATGGGATCCCTTGGTGCCGCCGATCAGCCGCGATGGAGCGCCGAGCAAAGTGTTGACGTGATCGATCCAGGGACCTGCCGCATTGACGACCAGCTTGGGAGCGACGGTGAATTCGCGACCATCGGGCTGCCGGAAGGTCAAACGCCCTTCTGAAACGGCAGCCAGTGTCGCGAAATTTGCCGCGAGGCTCCTCGCATTCGCATCGAGACCATCACGCACGAGCTCATAGACGAGCCGCTCCGGCCTGCTGATCTTGGCGTCGTAATAGATGCCGCCGGCGACGATGGCGGGGGTAATATGCGGCATCTCCCGGCGCGCCTGTTTCTTCAGGATCAGCCGGTGGCGCGGCATGACCTGGTCGCGTGAACCGAAGAAGTCGTAGAGCCGAAGCCCGATCTTGATGAGAACCGCACCACGGCTGCGTGGCGCCGTCTTCGACCCAAAGAGCGTCCGGATCGCGGCCCAGATGCCGCGCGTCCAGGAAAAGACCGGAATGAAGGTCGGCAGCGGCTCGACGCAATGCGGCGCGTTCTTGAGCAGGAGATTGCGCTCAAGAGTCGACTGCGCCACCAGCCCGAACTCACCCGTCTCCAGATATTTCAGGCCGCCGTGAATGAGCCGCGATGGTGCGGCGCTCGTGCCGGAACCAAAATCGGCCTTGTCGACGATCAGGCAATTGACACCCTGTAGCGAGAGGTCGCGGAACAGGCCGGCGCCGTTGATGCCTGCCCCGATGATCAAAACGTCGATATCGTTCTCGCCGAGGTTCGAGAAGCGCTGCTGCAAATCGGGGGTCATGCTCATCGTCCTCTATCGCCCGCCGCAGCAGGCATTTGTCTTTTCAGTTTGCCGATTGCTCCGGCGCAAGCGCGGCAATCCTAGGCCAAAGAGGGATCATCGCGTCGGCAATATCGCGGAATACCCGGTAACGCATTTCATAATCCGCGCTGCGCGCTGCATCCGGCCGGCAAGTCTTCGCAATGGAGGCGGTGTCGCGCGGATCGCTCTGCGGATCGGCGAAGATACCCACGCCCGACCCGGCACAAAGCGCAGCACCCCAGGCGGCCGCCTCATCCGTCTCGGTGACCGTCACCGGCATGCCAAGCACATCGGCAAACATCTGGACGACGGCAGGATTGCGCGAGACGCCACCGGCGAGCCGCACCTGATCGAAGGCAAAGCCGTCGCGAAGCGCATCGACATGAATGCGATGATTGAAAGCGATGCCCTCAAGCACGGCGCGCAGCATGTCGCCGCGGTCGTGCCATCCACCGAGCCCGAAGAAGCCGGCGCTGGCGGCTGCGCCATAAGGCGAGCCGAACAGATAGGGATGGAAGAGCGCGGTCGAGGGGCGCTCGAAGGCGGCAGCGATCTCGGGCGCCAGTAGGCTATGGATCGAGTTGCCTTGCACCTCGCCATTCTTCCGCTCGGCAGCGCAGAGCGTGTCCAGAAACCAGTCGTAATTGGCTGTCGATGCCGGAGAGATCGACATGCTGTTCCAGATGCCGGGCGCAATCCCGTTGCGGCAGAACCAGCGCCGGTCGACACGTG containing:
- a CDS encoding LacI family DNA-binding transcriptional regulator encodes the protein MADISKKKATIYDLSILSGASASTVSAVLNGSWRKRRIKEATAQLIQNLANEHGYTANLQARGLRSSRSGLVGLLLPVHDNRYFSSMAQSFEAQVRSRGQCPLVVSACRDPEEERQVVETLISYSIDELFIAGATDPDGVHKVCEKAGLKHVNIDLPGTLAPSIISDNYEGARMLTQAIIERAQEDGPLSPDDLYLFGGRNDHASHERIRGFRDVKRALLGADPNVCIQPTGYSPATTARAFEAFYEGHGKLPRAFFVNSSINLEGLMRFLALHPHETFADIIVGCYDYDPFGSFLPFPVFMIRQDSEAMITKGFAILDADRRPPITHLVRPTLVPPRTALTGPLDALKDIE
- a CDS encoding autoinducer 2 ABC transporter substrate-binding protein, encoding MRRLIVAAFAASLSLAGAVVALAQDAPKVGIVVKIGGIPWFNAMEAGIKEQGQKLGVDAFMIGPTSADPALQVRAIEDLIAQGVKVIGVVPNDAKVLEPVLTKAQAAGIKVITHESPSQKGADWNFELASATGFGEAHGKLLAEKMGGKGEYAVFVGSLTVPLHNAWADAAIAYIKANYPDMKLVGDRYGVAEDVDKSRSTALDLIAAHPDLKGFLAFGSQGPIGAGRAIEERRKTGKIFVLGPFSPGQGQKLIKSGAISGGFMWNPKQAGEVFVTLADRLIKGESIKEGDDIPGLGVIKPVGNNIIVDQLLPINKDTVDDLAAMGL
- a CDS encoding sugar ABC transporter ATP-binding protein, translating into MSMATDDGVKAQPLLSLRGINMTFGGVKALKNVSFEVLPGEVHCLAGENGSGKSTLIKVISGVYRPADGAEIVFDGEAISHMTPAMAQSRGIQIIWQDLALFPEMSVAENIAFQTLSGSRPRFVNYAAIRRTAEDALARLGVTLDVDRPLKDFAIAQRQIVAIARALIGEARIVFMDEPTASLTQSETDHLLAIVRTLSASGVAVVFVSHRLAEVLEISSRITVLRDGALVGVYPVEGMTQSKITELMTGRTFDQNVRARDLSQNPVLLSVSDLSRPGEFENISFDLRRGETLGITGLLGSGRTELALTLFGMRRPAAGTIMLEGRPVRFASNREAITAGIAYLSEDRLSLGLNQPQSIADNLVMASLNRILSGRLISTEKKRSLVARWIADLGVRIGKQDDAISTLSGGNQQRVAIAKWLATDPKVLILDAPTVGVDVGARAGIFEIVARLAEAGLAIILISDEVPEVYFNADRIIHMEKGRIAGWHDPRATTLKDLEAAVYA
- a CDS encoding ABC transporter permease, whose translation is MRKLFLSYTTEFMLFAVIIAMSLVLAFTTDRFFTLGNVFDLLNISAVNIIFAVGLLVVLISGGIDISFAVAASIVQYVTALALERIGGGGWLTGFLIAAGIGIVLGMINAFLIHRFRIISIVATIATFNVYFGLLMFFTKGVSIYNLPDWLTSRVIIYEREMADGSWAEITLPVVVMAVCALATWLFITRTTTGRQLYAFGDNPEGARRFGINIGAMQFIAFGWLGLMAGIAGLMQAHYAQEVVPNALYGRELDVLAAVVLGGARLGGGKGSVLGCVLGVLLVSITQNGLNLMGVSPFAFKMIVGAIILVAITLSSARIGNLVPVFTTRKSTDDRSAHSGGS
- a CDS encoding ABC transporter permease, whose product is MNALAARFNALFGPDMAGPLAALAVVLIVFGFASPHFLTGATFGSVAFQLPELGVLTLAMLMPILTGGLNLAITFTANIAGLTLAWTLQANGGIDAGPGAFLLGSALALAVGAASGLVMGLVIAFSRAHPILVSLSMMIFLRGLGEFLTRGGDISGFPTFIAPIGHGSILGIPVPLLILVACVIASHILLSRSKLGFSTYMIGSNIESARYSGINTRKVLVLVYMLSGVMAAVAGIIMLARFNSVRVGHGEAYLLITVLACFLGGINPFGGFGRVLPVFVALIVLQLLSSGLNLLGANQHLTTAVWGVLLIVVMVLRWLSAKFIRIVK
- a CDS encoding sugar phosphate isomerase/epimerase family protein, encoding MEGFGVHTSMWTMNWDRAGAEKAIAGAVHYKMDFIEIALLNAPAVDAKHTRDLLEKNKLRAVCSLGLPENAWASVRPDAAIEHLRVAIEKTADMNAEALSGVIFGGIGERSGVPPTQGEYDNIAKVLDAAAKHAKKYGIQLGVEAVNRYENHLINSAQQAVDMVERVGADNIFVHLDTYHMNIEEKGAANGILIARDHLKYIHLSESDRGTPGYGNIPWDAIYAALAAIGFKGGLAMESFINMPAEVAYGLAVWRPVARDMEEVMDKGLPFLRNKAEQYGLI
- the fba gene encoding class II fructose-bisphosphate aldolase (catalyzes the reversible aldol condensation of dihydroxyacetonephosphate and glyceraldehyde 3-phosphate in the Calvin cycle, glycolysis, and/or gluconeogenesis) translates to MARITLRQLLDHAAEEGYGVPAFNINNMEQALAIMEAADACHAPVIMQASRGARAYAHDIMLKHMMDAVVEIYPHIPVCVHLDHGNDPSNCMTAIQAGFTSVMMDGSLKADAKTPADWAYNVGVTKMVTDMAHLGGISVEGELGVLGSLETGMGEAEDGHGAEGRLSHDQLLTDPDEAVKFVRETKVDALAIAMGTSHGAYKFTRKPDGSVLAMNVIEEIHRKLPNTHLVMHGSSSVPIELQEIINKYGGQMKPTWGVPVEEIQRGIKNGVRKVNIDTDGRMAMTGQIRRVLQEDPSEFDPRKYLKPAMAALTKLCKQRFEQFGTAGMAGRITPLPVSEMAKRYKSGSLDPAFS
- a CDS encoding glycerol-3-phosphate dehydrogenase/oxidase, translated to MSMTPDLQQRFSNLGENDIDVLIIGAGINGAGLFRDLSLQGVNCLIVDKADFGSGTSAAPSRLIHGGLKYLETGEFGLVAQSTLERNLLLKNAPHCVEPLPTFIPVFSWTRGIWAAIRTLFGSKTAPRSRGAVLIKIGLRLYDFFGSRDQVMPRHRLILKKQARREMPHITPAIVAGGIYYDAKISRPERLVYELVRDGLDANARSLAANFATLAAVSEGRLTFRQPDGREFTVAPKLVVNAAGPWIDHVNTLLGAPSRLIGGTKGSHILLDHPELVRSLNGHMIYFEADDGRICLVYEYLGLALVGSTDIPANDPDNVSCEEPETEYFLESIRSLLPTLRFDRDQIVYSYSGIRPLPASDATAPGLISRDHSAPVKEPENGRPFPIISLVGGKWTTFRGFAEEVADTVLSRLQRSRSQSTRYLAIGGGKAFPAVAKQRNAWIMDTASRSGVVAERADELLGRYGTMAAAFLSFPSGYSDEQRLTGAPRYSFREIDWIARNELVVHLSDIVMRRTTLAIEGRLTLEGLREIAGVAGAALDWNAERTASEIEDVVSQLSRFHGQALPGGPVAAEPEKAPRPASG